A window from Sus scrofa isolate TJ Tabasco breed Duroc chromosome 2, Sscrofa11.1, whole genome shotgun sequence encodes these proteins:
- the PGLS gene encoding 6-phosphogluconolactonase isoform X2, whose amino-acid sequence MAAPAPGLISVFSSPQELGASLAQLVAQQAACCLAGARGRFALGLSGGSLVSMLARELPASAAPAGAANLARWTLGFCDERLVPFEHAESTYGLYRTHLLSKLPIPDSQVITINPELPVEEAAEDYAKKLRQAFPGDSIPVFDLLILGVGPDGHTCSLFPDHPLLQEREKIVAPISDSPKPPPQRVTLTLPVLNAARMVIFVATGEGKAAILKWPVDTSFGGHNSTHTHLGNLPLHTEDQS is encoded by the exons atggCCGCGCCGGCCCCCGGCCTCATCTCGGTTTTCTCGAGCCCGCAGGAGCTGGGCGCGTCGCTGGCGCAACTGGTAGCGCAGCAGGCAGCGTGCTGCCTGGCGGGGGCCCGCGGCCGCTTCGCGCTTGGCCTGTCAGGCGGTAGCCTTGTCTCCATGCTGGCCCGCGAGCTGCCCGCCTCCGCTGCCCCGGCCGGGGCCGCCAACCTCGCGCGCTGGACTCTGGGCTTCTGCGACGAGCGCCTGGTGCCCTTCGAGCACGCCGAGAGCACGTACGGGCTCTACCGG ACCCACCTGCTCTCCAAGCTGCCTATCCCTGACAGCCAGGTGATCACCATTAACCCTGAGCTGCCCGTGGAGGAGGCAGCTGAGGACTATGCCAAGAAGCTGAGGCAG GCCTTCCCAGGGGACTCCATCCCAGTTTTTGACCTGCTGATTCTTGGTGTGGGTCCTGATGGCCACACCTGCTCACTCTTCCCAGACCACCCCCTTCTACAG GAACGGGAGAAGATTGTGGCCCCCATCAGTGACTCCCCGAAGCCACCTCCTCAGCGTGTGACCCTCACACTTCCTGTGCTGAATGCAGCTCGAATGGTCATCTTTGTGGCAACTGGAGAAGGCAAAGCAGCTATTCTGAAG tgGCCTGTGGACACATCCTTTGGGGGCCACAATTCAACTCATACTCACTTAGGCAACCTCCCACTGCACACAGAGGACCAGTCATGA
- the PGLS gene encoding 6-phosphogluconolactonase isoform X1, translating to MAAPAPGLISVFSSPQELGASLAQLVAQQAACCLAGARGRFALGLSGGSLVSMLARELPASAAPAGAANLARWTLGFCDERLVPFEHAESTYGLYRTHLLSKLPIPDSQVITINPELPVEEAAEDYAKKLRQAFPGDSIPVFDLLILGVGPDGHTCSLFPDHPLLQEREKIVAPISDSPKPPPQRVTLTLPVLNAARMVIFVATGEGKAAILKRILEDKEENPLPATLVQPHTGKLCWFLDEAAARLLTVPFEKHSTL from the exons atggCCGCGCCGGCCCCCGGCCTCATCTCGGTTTTCTCGAGCCCGCAGGAGCTGGGCGCGTCGCTGGCGCAACTGGTAGCGCAGCAGGCAGCGTGCTGCCTGGCGGGGGCCCGCGGCCGCTTCGCGCTTGGCCTGTCAGGCGGTAGCCTTGTCTCCATGCTGGCCCGCGAGCTGCCCGCCTCCGCTGCCCCGGCCGGGGCCGCCAACCTCGCGCGCTGGACTCTGGGCTTCTGCGACGAGCGCCTGGTGCCCTTCGAGCACGCCGAGAGCACGTACGGGCTCTACCGG ACCCACCTGCTCTCCAAGCTGCCTATCCCTGACAGCCAGGTGATCACCATTAACCCTGAGCTGCCCGTGGAGGAGGCAGCTGAGGACTATGCCAAGAAGCTGAGGCAG GCCTTCCCAGGGGACTCCATCCCAGTTTTTGACCTGCTGATTCTTGGTGTGGGTCCTGATGGCCACACCTGCTCACTCTTCCCAGACCACCCCCTTCTACAG GAACGGGAGAAGATTGTGGCCCCCATCAGTGACTCCCCGAAGCCACCTCCTCAGCGTGTGACCCTCACACTTCCTGTGCTGAATGCAGCTCGAATGGTCATCTTTGTGGCAACTGGAGAAGGCAAAGCAGCTATTCTGAAG CGCATTTTGGAGGACAAGGAGGAGAATCCACTCCCCGCCACCCTGGTCCAGCCCCACACAGGGAAACTCTGCTGGTTCCTGGATGAGGCAGCAGCCAGACTCTTGACTGTGCCCTTCGAGAAGCATTCCACTTTGTAG
- the PGLS gene encoding 6-phosphogluconolactonase isoform X3, with protein MAAPAPGLISVFSSPQELGASLAQLVAQQAACCLAGARGRFALGLSGGSLVSMLARELPASAAPAGAANLARWTLGFCDERLVPFEHAESTYGLYRAFPGDSIPVFDLLILGVGPDGHTCSLFPDHPLLQEREKIVAPISDSPKPPPQRVTLTLPVLNAARMVIFVATGEGKAAILKRILEDKEENPLPATLVQPHTGKLCWFLDEAAARLLTVPFEKHSTL; from the exons atggCCGCGCCGGCCCCCGGCCTCATCTCGGTTTTCTCGAGCCCGCAGGAGCTGGGCGCGTCGCTGGCGCAACTGGTAGCGCAGCAGGCAGCGTGCTGCCTGGCGGGGGCCCGCGGCCGCTTCGCGCTTGGCCTGTCAGGCGGTAGCCTTGTCTCCATGCTGGCCCGCGAGCTGCCCGCCTCCGCTGCCCCGGCCGGGGCCGCCAACCTCGCGCGCTGGACTCTGGGCTTCTGCGACGAGCGCCTGGTGCCCTTCGAGCACGCCGAGAGCACGTACGGGCTCTACCGG GCCTTCCCAGGGGACTCCATCCCAGTTTTTGACCTGCTGATTCTTGGTGTGGGTCCTGATGGCCACACCTGCTCACTCTTCCCAGACCACCCCCTTCTACAG GAACGGGAGAAGATTGTGGCCCCCATCAGTGACTCCCCGAAGCCACCTCCTCAGCGTGTGACCCTCACACTTCCTGTGCTGAATGCAGCTCGAATGGTCATCTTTGTGGCAACTGGAGAAGGCAAAGCAGCTATTCTGAAG CGCATTTTGGAGGACAAGGAGGAGAATCCACTCCCCGCCACCCTGGTCCAGCCCCACACAGGGAAACTCTGCTGGTTCCTGGATGAGGCAGCAGCCAGACTCTTGACTGTGCCCTTCGAGAAGCATTCCACTTTGTAG